The proteins below come from a single Candidatus Saccharibacteria bacterium genomic window:
- the rsmI gene encoding 16S rRNA (cytidine(1402)-2'-O)-methyltransferase gives MLVIIPTPLGNLEDISIRQLKSIYRADLLLAEDTRVARNLIAKLAPYAISLDIKLKPDQKIISYFEGNEKKRLNQIFEALDNNKTVGLISEAGSPAINDPGQILIREVINQNLNIDILPGPSAVTTSLLYHPNKFKQFMFIGFLPKGQDRVKKTLDKLQEISKIFKHTSFVAFESPHRIIKTLEAIESTEQWNLTLARELSKLHQEILQSNTDQSIPAKQYKGEICLVLSPKS, from the coding sequence ATGTTAGTAATTATTCCTACTCCGCTTGGCAATCTAGAAGATATTAGCATTCGCCAATTGAAGAGTATCTATCGGGCCGACCTACTCTTGGCGGAAGATACAAGAGTGGCTAGAAATTTGATTGCAAAGCTAGCTCCCTATGCTATTTCACTAGATATTAAACTTAAACCAGATCAAAAGATTATTTCTTACTTCGAGGGTAATGAAAAAAAACGCCTTAATCAGATATTTGAAGCACTGGATAATAATAAGACTGTTGGTCTAATCAGTGAGGCTGGTAGTCCAGCAATCAATGACCCCGGCCAAATCCTGATCCGTGAAGTAATCAATCAAAACCTAAATATTGACATCTTGCCTGGCCCAAGTGCAGTCACTACCTCACTGTTGTATCATCCTAATAAATTTAAACAATTTATGTTTATTGGTTTCTTACCCAAAGGTCAAGATCGTGTTAAAAAAACCCTAGATAAGCTACAGGAAATATCAAAAATATTCAAACACACAAGTTTCGTCGCCTTTGAGTCACCTCATAGGATCATCAAAACATTAGAAGCAATTGAGTCTACCGAGCAATGGAACCTGACCCTTGCTAGAGAACTTAGTAAGCTTCATCAAGAAATTCTTCAGTCGAATACCGATCAATCTATCCCTGCAAAGCAATACAAAGGTGAGATTTGTCTGGTGCTGAGCCCAAAAAGCTAA